One Ascaphus truei isolate aAscTru1 chromosome 22, aAscTru1.hap1, whole genome shotgun sequence DNA segment encodes these proteins:
- the RHOT1 gene encoding mitochondrial Rho GTPase 1 isoform X2, whose translation MKKDVRILLVGEPRVGKTSLVMSLVSEEFPEEVPSRAEEITIPGDVTPERVPTHIVDYSEAEQTDEQLYNEISRANVICIVYAVNNKNSIDKVTNHWIPLINDRTDKDSRIPLILVGNKSDLLDYSSMETILPIMNQYSEIETCVECSAKNLKNISELFYYAQKAVLHPTGPLYCPEEKELKPACVKSLTRIFKLSDLDNDGVLNDAEINFFQRTCFHIPLAPQALEDVKNVVRKNVLDGVTTSGLTLKGFLFLHTLFIQRGRHETTWTVLRRFGYDDDLELTPEYLYPALKVPVDCTTELNHHAYLFLQSIFDKHDQDRDCALSPEELKDLFKVFPYMPWGPDVNNTICTNEKGWITYQGFLSQWTLTTYLDVQRCLEYLGYLSYSILTEQESQATAITVTRDKKIDLHKRQTQRNVFRCNVIGVRGCGKSGVLQTHLGRNLMRQRRIREEHKSFYAMNTIYVYGQEKYLLLHHIAECESLSPADAICDVVCLVYDITNPKSFEYCARIFKQHFMDSRTPCLIVAAKSDLHEVKQESSISPGDFSKKHKMPPPQAFTCNTADAPSKDIFIKMTTMAMYPHARLRCLCTCNRCTFCICQNLLHSDLLQSVKNKLFTAAVNRHMSQAELKSSTFWLRASFGATVFAVLGFAMYKALLKQR comes from the exons CCAGAGTTGGGAAGACGTCGCTGGTGATGTCACTGGTCAGCGAGGAGTTTCCCGAAGAG GTTCCGTCCCGGGCTGAGGAAATAACCATCCCTGGTGATGTTACCCCTGAGAGAGTCCCAACACACATCGTGGATTATTCAG AGGCCGAGCAAACAGATGAGCAGCTTTATAATGAGATCTCACGG gCAAATGTTATCTGCATAGTGTATGCTGTCAACAATAAGAACTCCATTGACAAG GTGACCAATCACTGGATCCCTCTAATCAATGACCGAACGGACAAAGATAGCAG GATCCCTCTGATCTTGGTGGGGAATAAATCGGATCTGTTGGATTACAGCAGCATGGAGACCATCCTTCCCATAATGAACCAGTATTCTGAGATTGAAACTTGCGTGGAG TGTTCAGCCAAAAACTTGAAAAACATATCAGAGCTTTTTTATTACGCTCAGAAAGCCGTCTTGCACCCCACAGGCCCGCTGTACTGCCCCGAGGAGAAGGAG CTGAAGCCGGCGTGTGTGAAATCGCTCACTCGGATCTTCAAGCTTTCAGACCTGGATAACGACGGGGTGCTAAACGACGCTGAAATCAACTTCTTCCAG AGAACCTGTTTCCACATACCGCTGGCGCCCCAAGCTCTCGAAGACGTCAAGAACGTGGTGCGTAAGAACGTCCTCGACGGAGTGACGACCTCCGGGTTGACGTTGAAAG gGTTCCTGTTCTTGCACACACTTTTCATCCAGAGAGGGCGGCACGAAACCACGTGGACCGTGTTACGTCGGTTCGGATACGACGACGACCTGGAGCTGACGCCAGAATATCTATATCCTGC GTTGAAGGTGCCTGTGGATTGTACGACGGAGTTGAACCACCACGCTTACCTGTTTCTCCAAAGTATTTTTGATAAACACGACCAG GATAGAGATTGTGCTTTATCCCCTGAAGAGCTGAAGGATTTATTTAAAGTCTTTCCATATATGCCCTGGGGACCTGACGTCAACAATACCATCTGTACTAATGAGAAGGGGTGGATTACGTACCAGGGGTTTCTCTCGCAGTGGAC GTTGACCACTTACTTGGACGTTCAGCGGTGTCTGGAGTATTTAGGGTACTTGAGCTACTCCATATTAACAGAACAAGAGTCACAGGCCACTGCAATCACCG TGACGAGGGATAAGAAGATCGACTTGCACAAAAGACAGACGCAGAGGAACGTGTTCAGGTGCAACGTTATCGGCGTGAGAGGGTGCGGGAAAAGCGGGGTTCTCCAGACCCATTTAGGGAGAAACCTGATG AGACAAAGGAGAATCCGGGAGGAGCACAAGTCCTTTTATGCAATGAACACCATTTATGTATACGGCCAGGAGAAATACTTGTTG TTGCATCATATCGCAGAATGCGAGTCCTTGTCTCCCGCTGACGCCATATGTGATGTCGTCTGCCTGGTTTATGACATCACTAATCCCAAGTCCTTTGAATACTGCGCCAGAATATTTAAG CAACACTTCATGGACAGCCGGACCCCGTGCCTCATCGTGGCGGCCAAGTCCGACCTTCACGAGGTGAAACAGGAGAGCAGCATCTCCCCGGGAGACTTCAGCAAGAAGCACAAGATGCCTCCGCCCCAAGCCTTCACCTGCAACACTGCCGACGCCCCCAGCAAGGACATCTTCATCAAGATGACCACCATGGCAATGTATCC CCACGCCCGATTACGCTGCCTCTGTACCTGCAATAGGTGCACATTCTGCATCTGTCAGAACCTCCTCCACTCAGACCTGCTGCAGTCTGTAAAGAACAAACTCTTCACTGCCGCTGTGAACAG
- the RHOT1 gene encoding mitochondrial Rho GTPase 1 isoform X4 has product MKKDVRILLVGEPRVGKTSLVMSLVSEEFPEEVPSRAEEITIPGDVTPERVPTHIVDYSEAEQTDEQLYNEISRANVICIVYAVNNKNSIDKVTNHWIPLINDRTDKDSRIPLILVGNKSDLLDYSSMETILPIMNQYSEIETCVECSAKNLKNISELFYYAQKAVLHPTGPLYCPEEKELKPACVKSLTRIFKLSDLDNDGVLNDAEINFFQRTCFHIPLAPQALEDVKNVVRKNVLDGVTTSGLTLKGFLFLHTLFIQRGRHETTWTVLRRFGYDDDLELTPEYLYPALKVPVDCTTELNHHAYLFLQSIFDKHDQDRDCALSPEELKDLFKVFPYMPWGPDVNNTICTNEKGWITYQGFLSQWTLTTYLDVQRCLEYLGYLSYSILTEQESQATAITVTRDKKIDLHKRQTQRNVFRCNVIGVRGCGKSGVLQTHLGRNLMRQRRIREEHKSFYAMNTIYVYGQEKYLLLHHIAECESLSPADAICDVVCLVYDITNPKSFEYCARIFKQHFMDSRTPCLIVAAKSDLHEVKQESSISPGDFSKKHKMPPPQAFTCNTADAPSKDIFIKMTTMAMYPHMSQAELKSSTFWLRASFGATVFAVLGFAMYKALLKQR; this is encoded by the exons CCAGAGTTGGGAAGACGTCGCTGGTGATGTCACTGGTCAGCGAGGAGTTTCCCGAAGAG GTTCCGTCCCGGGCTGAGGAAATAACCATCCCTGGTGATGTTACCCCTGAGAGAGTCCCAACACACATCGTGGATTATTCAG AGGCCGAGCAAACAGATGAGCAGCTTTATAATGAGATCTCACGG gCAAATGTTATCTGCATAGTGTATGCTGTCAACAATAAGAACTCCATTGACAAG GTGACCAATCACTGGATCCCTCTAATCAATGACCGAACGGACAAAGATAGCAG GATCCCTCTGATCTTGGTGGGGAATAAATCGGATCTGTTGGATTACAGCAGCATGGAGACCATCCTTCCCATAATGAACCAGTATTCTGAGATTGAAACTTGCGTGGAG TGTTCAGCCAAAAACTTGAAAAACATATCAGAGCTTTTTTATTACGCTCAGAAAGCCGTCTTGCACCCCACAGGCCCGCTGTACTGCCCCGAGGAGAAGGAG CTGAAGCCGGCGTGTGTGAAATCGCTCACTCGGATCTTCAAGCTTTCAGACCTGGATAACGACGGGGTGCTAAACGACGCTGAAATCAACTTCTTCCAG AGAACCTGTTTCCACATACCGCTGGCGCCCCAAGCTCTCGAAGACGTCAAGAACGTGGTGCGTAAGAACGTCCTCGACGGAGTGACGACCTCCGGGTTGACGTTGAAAG gGTTCCTGTTCTTGCACACACTTTTCATCCAGAGAGGGCGGCACGAAACCACGTGGACCGTGTTACGTCGGTTCGGATACGACGACGACCTGGAGCTGACGCCAGAATATCTATATCCTGC GTTGAAGGTGCCTGTGGATTGTACGACGGAGTTGAACCACCACGCTTACCTGTTTCTCCAAAGTATTTTTGATAAACACGACCAG GATAGAGATTGTGCTTTATCCCCTGAAGAGCTGAAGGATTTATTTAAAGTCTTTCCATATATGCCCTGGGGACCTGACGTCAACAATACCATCTGTACTAATGAGAAGGGGTGGATTACGTACCAGGGGTTTCTCTCGCAGTGGAC GTTGACCACTTACTTGGACGTTCAGCGGTGTCTGGAGTATTTAGGGTACTTGAGCTACTCCATATTAACAGAACAAGAGTCACAGGCCACTGCAATCACCG TGACGAGGGATAAGAAGATCGACTTGCACAAAAGACAGACGCAGAGGAACGTGTTCAGGTGCAACGTTATCGGCGTGAGAGGGTGCGGGAAAAGCGGGGTTCTCCAGACCCATTTAGGGAGAAACCTGATG AGACAAAGGAGAATCCGGGAGGAGCACAAGTCCTTTTATGCAATGAACACCATTTATGTATACGGCCAGGAGAAATACTTGTTG TTGCATCATATCGCAGAATGCGAGTCCTTGTCTCCCGCTGACGCCATATGTGATGTCGTCTGCCTGGTTTATGACATCACTAATCCCAAGTCCTTTGAATACTGCGCCAGAATATTTAAG CAACACTTCATGGACAGCCGGACCCCGTGCCTCATCGTGGCGGCCAAGTCCGACCTTCACGAGGTGAAACAGGAGAGCAGCATCTCCCCGGGAGACTTCAGCAAGAAGCACAAGATGCCTCCGCCCCAAGCCTTCACCTGCAACACTGCCGACGCCCCCAGCAAGGACATCTTCATCAAGATGACCACCATGGCAATGTATCC
- the RHOT1 gene encoding mitochondrial Rho GTPase 1 isoform X3: MKKDVRILLVGEPRVGKTSLVMSLVSEEFPEEVPSRAEEITIPGDVTPERVPTHIVDYSEAEQTDEQLYNEISRANVICIVYAVNNKNSIDKVTNHWIPLINDRTDKDSRIPLILVGNKSDLLDYSSMETILPIMNQYSEIETCVECSAKNLKNISELFYYAQKAVLHPTGPLYCPEEKELKPACVKSLTRIFKLSDLDNDGVLNDAEINFFQRTCFHIPLAPQALEDVKNVVRKNVLDGVTTSGLTLKGFLFLHTLFIQRGRHETTWTVLRRFGYDDDLELTPEYLYPALKVPVDCTTELNHHAYLFLQSIFDKHDQDRDCALSPEELKDLFKVFPYMPWGPDVNNTICTNEKGWITYQGFLSQWTLTTYLDVQRCLEYLGYLSYSILTEQESQATAITVTRDKKIDLHKRQTQRNVFRCNVIGVRGCGKSGVLQTHLGRNLMRQRRIREEHKSFYAMNTIYVYGQEKYLLLHHIAECESLSPADAICDVVCLVYDITNPKSFEYCARIFKQHFMDSRTPCLIVAAKSDLHEVKQESSISPGDFSKKHKMPPPQAFTCNTADAPSKDIFIKMTTMAMYPHARLRCLCTCNRCTFCICQNLLHSDLLQSVKNKLFTAAVNRCSFKFVGAAFMLFLLHDFSPLIL; encoded by the exons CCAGAGTTGGGAAGACGTCGCTGGTGATGTCACTGGTCAGCGAGGAGTTTCCCGAAGAG GTTCCGTCCCGGGCTGAGGAAATAACCATCCCTGGTGATGTTACCCCTGAGAGAGTCCCAACACACATCGTGGATTATTCAG AGGCCGAGCAAACAGATGAGCAGCTTTATAATGAGATCTCACGG gCAAATGTTATCTGCATAGTGTATGCTGTCAACAATAAGAACTCCATTGACAAG GTGACCAATCACTGGATCCCTCTAATCAATGACCGAACGGACAAAGATAGCAG GATCCCTCTGATCTTGGTGGGGAATAAATCGGATCTGTTGGATTACAGCAGCATGGAGACCATCCTTCCCATAATGAACCAGTATTCTGAGATTGAAACTTGCGTGGAG TGTTCAGCCAAAAACTTGAAAAACATATCAGAGCTTTTTTATTACGCTCAGAAAGCCGTCTTGCACCCCACAGGCCCGCTGTACTGCCCCGAGGAGAAGGAG CTGAAGCCGGCGTGTGTGAAATCGCTCACTCGGATCTTCAAGCTTTCAGACCTGGATAACGACGGGGTGCTAAACGACGCTGAAATCAACTTCTTCCAG AGAACCTGTTTCCACATACCGCTGGCGCCCCAAGCTCTCGAAGACGTCAAGAACGTGGTGCGTAAGAACGTCCTCGACGGAGTGACGACCTCCGGGTTGACGTTGAAAG gGTTCCTGTTCTTGCACACACTTTTCATCCAGAGAGGGCGGCACGAAACCACGTGGACCGTGTTACGTCGGTTCGGATACGACGACGACCTGGAGCTGACGCCAGAATATCTATATCCTGC GTTGAAGGTGCCTGTGGATTGTACGACGGAGTTGAACCACCACGCTTACCTGTTTCTCCAAAGTATTTTTGATAAACACGACCAG GATAGAGATTGTGCTTTATCCCCTGAAGAGCTGAAGGATTTATTTAAAGTCTTTCCATATATGCCCTGGGGACCTGACGTCAACAATACCATCTGTACTAATGAGAAGGGGTGGATTACGTACCAGGGGTTTCTCTCGCAGTGGAC GTTGACCACTTACTTGGACGTTCAGCGGTGTCTGGAGTATTTAGGGTACTTGAGCTACTCCATATTAACAGAACAAGAGTCACAGGCCACTGCAATCACCG TGACGAGGGATAAGAAGATCGACTTGCACAAAAGACAGACGCAGAGGAACGTGTTCAGGTGCAACGTTATCGGCGTGAGAGGGTGCGGGAAAAGCGGGGTTCTCCAGACCCATTTAGGGAGAAACCTGATG AGACAAAGGAGAATCCGGGAGGAGCACAAGTCCTTTTATGCAATGAACACCATTTATGTATACGGCCAGGAGAAATACTTGTTG TTGCATCATATCGCAGAATGCGAGTCCTTGTCTCCCGCTGACGCCATATGTGATGTCGTCTGCCTGGTTTATGACATCACTAATCCCAAGTCCTTTGAATACTGCGCCAGAATATTTAAG CAACACTTCATGGACAGCCGGACCCCGTGCCTCATCGTGGCGGCCAAGTCCGACCTTCACGAGGTGAAACAGGAGAGCAGCATCTCCCCGGGAGACTTCAGCAAGAAGCACAAGATGCCTCCGCCCCAAGCCTTCACCTGCAACACTGCCGACGCCCCCAGCAAGGACATCTTCATCAAGATGACCACCATGGCAATGTATCC CCACGCCCGATTACGCTGCCTCTGTACCTGCAATAGGTGCACATTCTGCATCTGTCAGAACCTCCTCCACTCAGACCTGCTGCAGTCTGTAAAGAACAAACTCTTCACTGCCGCTGTGAACAG